The following are encoded in a window of Corynebacterium argentoratense DSM 44202 genomic DNA:
- a CDS encoding helix-turn-helix domain-containing protein: MLQELTDAASRVASIAQQQHVAAQERDRLIKNAVDNGIPITRIAKATGLSRNHIYRIINSAQA, from the coding sequence ATGCTTCAAGAGCTAACCGACGCCGCGTCCAGGGTGGCCAGTATCGCACAACAGCAACACGTCGCCGCCCAGGAACGCGACCGGCTTATTAAAAACGCGGTAGATAACGGAATACCCATCACCCGCATAGCAAAAGCCACAGGACTAAGCCGGAACCACATTTATCGAATCATCAACAGCGCCCAGGCATAA
- a CDS encoding thymidylate synthase, giving the protein MATIDTPYEDLLAKILAEGTHKDDRTGTGTTSLFAQQMRFDLSESFPLITTKKVHVKSVVGELLWFLRGESNIQFLHDNGITIWDEWADANGDLGPVYGVQWRSWPTPNGQHIDQIAGALELLRSNPDSRRNIVSAWNVSELDNMALPPCHLLFQLYVADGKLSCQLYQRSADMFLGVPFNIASYSLLTHMFAQQAGLEVGEFVWTGGDCHIYDNHQEQVRLQLSRQARPYPQLNLRKAADMFSYTFDDMSFEGYDPHPVIRGKVAV; this is encoded by the coding sequence ATGGCTACGATCGACACCCCGTACGAAGACCTTTTGGCGAAGATCCTCGCCGAGGGAACCCACAAGGACGACCGCACTGGCACCGGCACGACCAGTTTGTTTGCCCAGCAAATGCGCTTTGACCTTTCGGAAAGCTTCCCGCTGATCACCACGAAGAAGGTGCACGTCAAGTCGGTTGTGGGCGAGTTACTGTGGTTCCTTCGTGGGGAATCCAACATCCAGTTCCTGCACGACAATGGGATCACCATTTGGGACGAGTGGGCAGATGCAAACGGCGACCTCGGCCCTGTTTATGGTGTGCAGTGGCGCAGTTGGCCCACACCGAATGGACAGCATATTGACCAGATCGCGGGCGCGCTCGAGTTGCTGCGTAGCAATCCGGATTCGCGCCGCAACATTGTGTCGGCGTGGAATGTCTCCGAACTCGACAACATGGCGCTGCCGCCGTGCCACTTGCTTTTCCAGTTGTACGTCGCGGACGGTAAGTTGTCCTGCCAGCTCTATCAGCGCAGTGCGGATATGTTCCTTGGTGTGCCCTTCAACATCGCCTCCTATTCTCTGTTGACCCACATGTTTGCCCAGCAGGCTGGTCTCGAGGTCGGCGAGTTCGTGTGGACGGGCGGCGATTGCCACATTTACGACAATCACCAGGAGCAAGTCCGCCTGCAGCTCAGCAGGCAGGCCCGCCCCTACCCGCAGTTGAACCTGCGTAAGGCCGCTGATATGTTCTCCTACACCTTCGACGATATGTCTTTCGAAGGCTACGACCCCCACCCCGTGATCCGCGGAAAGGTGGCTGTCTAA
- a CDS encoding dihydrofolate reductase — MQPQLRAIWAQSIDGVIGDGREMPWHVPEDLAHFKSTTLGCPVVMGRGTWESLPERFRPLPGRPNYVLSSRESGRWSEGSTVFSSVDAALDHAAQSAAGGQQDGPVLWVIGGGKLYSSTLDQAQEVVVTSIDVDLSALGADCSSLVHAPDVRQDFSLVEASDWRQSARGRLTAAFLRGIGVDEAHSEVPLRLRFERWARS, encoded by the coding sequence GTGCAGCCGCAACTGCGTGCGATCTGGGCGCAGTCCATCGACGGGGTGATCGGCGATGGCCGCGAGATGCCGTGGCATGTTCCGGAGGACCTCGCCCATTTCAAGTCCACCACTTTGGGTTGCCCGGTTGTGATGGGCCGCGGCACGTGGGAGTCTCTGCCGGAGCGTTTCCGCCCGCTGCCTGGCCGGCCGAATTATGTGTTGTCTTCCCGAGAGTCTGGGCGATGGTCGGAGGGCTCGACGGTTTTTTCCAGTGTTGACGCCGCGTTGGATCACGCTGCACAGTCGGCTGCAGGTGGGCAGCAGGATGGCCCTGTCCTGTGGGTGATTGGCGGCGGCAAGCTGTATTCCAGCACTCTCGACCAGGCCCAAGAGGTCGTTGTGACCAGTATTGATGTGGATTTGTCGGCGCTGGGTGCTGATTGTTCATCCTTGGTGCACGCCCCGGATGTGAGGCAGGATTTTTCTTTGGTGGAGGCCTCCGACTGGCGGCAGTCGGCACGTGGCCGTTTAACGGCTGCGTTCCTTCGCGGCATAGGTGTTGATGAAGCCCATAGTGAAGTGCCCTTGCGCTTACGCTTCGAACGCTGGGCACGATCGTGA
- a CDS encoding peptidoglycan recognition protein family protein, with the protein MKPNHNWRGDPVFLKELLEFWGVQVKELDGYKDRGHGDFGPIKGAVCHHTGSDNTGPWFIAQHPSLGLCAQIHLDRAGVATLCGVGLAWHAGAGSGYGYPPNGANQYTIGIEAVSSGSSPWPEVQMKAYARICAALCWFLGWNVDRIIGHKEWAGAAQGKWDPSFDMAAFRQRVAHELANPPSGANTAPAVGAIDKENTMEFDNIKRRYRSRVAGSTVDMTPLDMLLNADAHAYLAKTDAAALRKEVEVMKATLEAIAKKVGA; encoded by the coding sequence ATGAAGCCTAATCATAATTGGCGCGGGGATCCCGTATTCCTAAAAGAATTGCTGGAATTCTGGGGCGTTCAGGTTAAGGAGCTGGACGGCTACAAAGATAGGGGGCATGGTGATTTTGGCCCCATTAAGGGGGCGGTGTGTCATCACACAGGCTCGGATAATACCGGCCCGTGGTTTATTGCACAGCACCCGTCTTTGGGGCTGTGTGCCCAGATTCACCTAGACCGGGCCGGGGTGGCAACCCTATGCGGCGTGGGGCTTGCATGGCACGCAGGGGCGGGGTCTGGCTACGGCTACCCACCTAACGGCGCTAACCAATACACCATAGGCATCGAAGCGGTTAGCAGTGGCTCTAGCCCGTGGCCTGAGGTGCAAATGAAGGCGTATGCGCGTATCTGCGCGGCCCTCTGCTGGTTCCTAGGATGGAATGTTGACCGGATCATCGGACATAAGGAATGGGCGGGCGCGGCCCAGGGAAAGTGGGATCCGTCGTTCGATATGGCGGCGTTCAGGCAGAGGGTGGCCCATGAGTTAGCTAACCCGCCTAGTGGTGCAAATACCGCCCCGGCTGTGGGGGCTATAGATAAGGAGAATACTATGGAGTTTGACAACATTAAGCGGCGTTACCGAAGCCGCGTAGCGGGTAGTACTGTGGATATGACCCCGCTAGACATGCTGCTAAATGCGGATGCTCACGCGTATCTTGCTAAGACGGATGCGGCGGCGCTGCGTAAAGAGGTGGAAGTGATGAAGGCCACCCTGGAGGCTATCGCTAAGAAGGTGGGGGCGTAA
- a CDS encoding 3'(2'),5'-bisphosphate nucleotidase CysQ, whose translation MTAHFDDAILARRLAQGTGEILKGVRNVGLLRGRNLGDAGDELSQNWIARVLEQHRPDDGVLSEEAADNPARLAKDRVWIIDPLDGTKEFATGRQDWAVHIALVEHGTPIVAAVGLPDLGVVFASDDVKAVSGPLSRKIVISHNQPPEVAKFVANKMNFETTLMGSAGAKAMHVLLGDADAYIHAGGQYEWDSAAPVGVCTAAGLHCSRLDGSSLNYNNKDTYLPDLLICRPELAEEILELVAAYREEHGSY comes from the coding sequence ATGACTGCACACTTTGATGACGCCATCCTGGCCCGCCGCCTCGCGCAGGGCACCGGCGAGATTCTGAAAGGGGTACGCAACGTCGGCCTACTGCGTGGCCGTAACCTCGGCGACGCCGGTGACGAGCTCTCCCAAAACTGGATCGCCCGCGTATTGGAACAGCACCGTCCCGACGACGGCGTGCTAAGTGAAGAAGCCGCGGATAATCCCGCCCGCCTCGCCAAAGACCGCGTATGGATTATCGACCCCCTCGATGGCACGAAAGAATTCGCTACAGGGCGCCAAGACTGGGCGGTACACATCGCACTCGTCGAACACGGCACCCCTATTGTTGCCGCCGTGGGGCTGCCTGACCTTGGTGTTGTCTTCGCATCCGACGATGTCAAGGCTGTGTCCGGCCCCCTGTCACGCAAGATCGTGATCAGCCACAACCAACCGCCAGAGGTCGCGAAGTTCGTGGCGAACAAGATGAACTTCGAAACCACCCTAATGGGTTCCGCAGGCGCCAAGGCCATGCACGTGTTGCTGGGGGATGCTGACGCCTACATCCACGCCGGTGGACAGTACGAATGGGATTCCGCGGCCCCTGTTGGTGTGTGCACCGCAGCTGGCCTGCACTGCAGCCGTCTCGATGGCAGCAGCCTGAACTACAACAATAAGGACACCTACCTTCCCGACCTGCTGATCTGCCGCCCCGAGTTGGCGGAGGAAATTCTCGAACTGGTCGCTGCATATCGCGAGGAGCACGGCAGCTACTAA